The genomic interval ttcaaataccctggatcagccggggctggtccccggcactttactgtctgagccacctgggaagtgtatCTTCCTGTAAATTATAATAGATAGCACTTGGTGTTAATGGTTTCTTGACATactcacttcttttttttattaaagtcatttcatatttatttgttaCTTTCCCCAAAATTGCCAGATTTCAGAAGGCAGGGACCTTGCTTTAAGGATTCCAGTGACCCTCAACAAGATGAAGTTTAATCTAGTGATAATATATATGGGCCTAAATTTAGACAGACCCAGGCACATGGGCTCTGAAACACATTGTCTCTATGGGCAACTTACCTTAATAATGAATATAATTATTATGAGCAATAGAATAGATGTGCATGATGTTTTCAATCTTGGCAGCCAGAAAGTGTAAAGGGTCTTTGTCAGGCACAGTAATGGATATTCAAGAAATGGTAATAACAGTCATTTttcataatgatttttttcttaattatgccAGGTAACTGTCTGTTGAAAGAAACTTTCTCCAGAAACCAAAGCACGTAATATCAAGggtataaacaaacatttctatcCCTGGGAAAGTAATCTCTCAGGAAATGGTCTTGAGGGAGTCTCTGAATAATCAGGTCACTGAGATCCAGAATCCTAATAAAACTCCCTATTCTCCTGTTATCCACTAGTCAGGAAAAGGCACAGCCTCCTTCCTTGTAGCTGGAGGGGTTTTGAGCAAACCAATAATCGGAAACATGCTCTTCAAAGCAGAATGAGATACAAGATAAGtcagagattctgattcttaGGACCAGATTGGGAGGAGAGAGTTCTGAGCTCAGAGCAGCCATCTTCATTTCACTATGGTCATTTTCTTTCCCAGGACAATTGTGGTCAACAGACAGTGGACTATGGCCTTACAGCTCTAAACTAAAGGAAGGTGAGTACGTGCTTGGCCCTGGTCAGTCATGTAACAAGGTGGTTACCAGTGCAAACTGTGAGAGTCAGACAGCCCAAGTTCACCTTCTGGCAGCTGCTCAGTAGTTTTAGGGCTGAGTTTTGGGTGAGTTACTTAACTCAGctttcccatctgcaaaatgtgGATAATAGTATTGTCACATAGCTCTTAGTACACAGCCTCACATAGTGGCCACTTAAATAAGTGCTGGTTTGAAACTATTATCATTAAACCTAAAGCCACTAGAGACAGGAGATCCTGAAAAAATATGAGATCTCTTTCTTTGTCAACACTGACCCAGAGGTGGGAGCTCTGAGAAGTCACAGTCTCTTCTGGAGGTCAAGGGAAAGTCCCCATTGtcaaacagaagtagaagagacaGGGCACAGAAAACGGACTGACTTAAAGACCTAAAAGACATCTCTTATTTTTGAATGAATTGGAATATGAATATATGTCTGCTTCTTCTAGAAGTGTCAGTGGTCACTCTGGAGGTAAAGTCTAGCCTCTTTATTGTTCACTGGAAGTTTAAGTTACTTAGCTATTAAAGAATATCCATAGCAAAAAGTAAAAACGTTCCCCCCACATGAAATCTCAAGTGTCTTGGTGGATTTCATTCTCAAGAATTGGAAGTGGGTACTGGGAGGGTGGTAGTGGTGTTTCTCTCAAAAtggttcttttctttcccccatgGACTGGGTTTTCTCCAGGGGAGAATGGCAGCTGAGAACTCTTCGGTGACAGAATTCATCCTTGCAGGCTTAACAGACCAGCCAGGACTCCAgatccccctcttcctcctgtttCTAGGTTTCTATGTGGTCACCATAGTGGGGAACCTGGGCTTGATAACACTGATTGGGTTGAACTCGCgcctgcacacccccatgtacttcttcctcttcaACCTCTCCTTAATAGACTTCTGTTACTCCACTACCATCACTCCCAAAATGCTGATGAGTTTTGTCTCAAGGAAGAACAGCATCTTGCATGCAGAGTGTTTGACTCAActgtttttcttctgcttcttcatcATCTCTGAGTCCTTCGTCCTGTCAGCAATGGcatatgaccgctatgtggccatctgtaagccaCTGGTGTACACAGTCACCATGTCTCCTAAGGTCTGTTTACTGCTTTTGTTGGGTGTGTATGTGATGGGGTTTTCAGGGGCCATGGCCCACACAGGAAGCATAGCAAGTCTGATCTTCTGTTTTGACAACCTCATCAATCATTTCTTGTGTGATATCCCTCCTCTCCTTGAGCTGGCTTGCAACAGCTCTTCTGTGCATGAGCTGGTGGTCTTCATAGTTGTGACCACTGTTATTGGAATGGTCACTGTCACCATCTCCATCTCTTATGCTCTAATCCTTTCCAGCATTCTCCGCATTCACtccactgagggcaggtccaaaGCTTTCAGTACATGCAGCTCCCACATAattctggttttccttttctttggttcTGGGGCTTTTGTGTATCTCAAACCACCTTCCGTTTTGCCCCTTGACCAAGGGAAAGTGTCGTCCCTGTTCTATACCATTGTGGTGCCCATGTTAAATCCCCTGATATATAGTTTGAGGAACAAGGATGTCAAAGCTGCCCTGAGGAAAACCTtggggaaaaataatttcttgagaAAGGAGTAGTATTTGAAGAAGTAGacaaaatgttttgtttattaGCTTGTGTGTGTTTTCAATGAAGGGTGTAAGTTCCATTTTTTGCCCTCTCTTGTACAGAAAGTTTTAAGTCTTTGTGTCTGGAtgtgcaactaacactttcacttcggacttccccggtggcactagtggtaaagaacacaactgccaatgcaggagacataagagatgcgttagatcccccggaggagggcatggcaacccacttcagtattcctatttaaaaaattaatctatttattttaattggaggctaattactttacaatattatggtgggtttttgccatacattgacatgaatcagccacgggtgtacatgtgtccccccatcttgatcccccctccctcctccctccccatcccatccctctgggttgtcccagtacacCAACTTTGAGTGCCATGTTTCACGCATTgtacttggactggtcatctatttcacatatggtaatatacgtgcatcaatgctattttctcaaatcttcccaccctcaccttctagagcccaaaagtctgttctttatatctgtgtcccttttgctgtctcacatatagggtaattgttaccatgtttctaaattccacatatatgcattaatatattgtattggtg from Bos indicus x Bos taurus breed Angus x Brahman F1 hybrid chromosome 29, Bos_hybrid_MaternalHap_v2.0, whole genome shotgun sequence carries:
- the LOC113886014 gene encoding olfactory receptor 8B12-like, translating into MAAENSSVTEFILAGLTDQPGLQIPLFLLFLGFYVVTIVGNLGLITLIGLNSRLHTPMYFFLFNLSLIDFCYSTTITPKMLMSFVSRKNSILHAECLTQLFFFCFFIISESFVLSAMAYDRYVAICKPLVYTVTMSPKVCLLLLLGVYVMGFSGAMAHTGSIASLIFCFDNLINHFLCDIPPLLELACNSSSVHELVVFIVVTTVIGMVTVTISISYALILSSILRIHSTEGRSKAFSTCSSHIILVFLFFGSGAFVYLKPPSVLPLDQGKVSSLFYTIVVPMLNPLIYSLRNKDVKAALRKTLGKNNFLRKE